One Lottiidibacillus patelloidae genomic region harbors:
- a CDS encoding SDR family oxidoreductase gives MRLQTQGGQPPQHQNVQPGIEAVMNPKPTAINPNQKGSDKLLNKVAIITGGDSGIGRAVAIAFAKEGANIVISYLNEHQDAEETKQLVIKEGRQCLLIPGDVGQEATCQAIVKHTIEQFGKIDCVVNNAAEQHPQKGLDDITAEQLLKTFQTNIFSYFYLSKAALPHLKTGSTIINTASITAYEGHDQLLDYSATKGAIVTFTRSLSKSLMSKGIRVNGVAPGPIWTPLIPASFSAGKTATHGTSSPMKRAGQPFEVAPSYVFLASEDSSYMSGQMLHVNGGTVVNG, from the coding sequence ATGAGATTGCAAACTCAAGGTGGACAACCCCCACAACACCAGAACGTGCAACCCGGCATTGAAGCAGTGATGAACCCAAAACCAACCGCTATTAATCCGAACCAAAAAGGCAGTGATAAGCTATTAAATAAAGTGGCGATTATTACCGGCGGAGATAGTGGTATTGGGAGAGCAGTCGCAATAGCTTTCGCAAAAGAAGGCGCAAATATTGTCATTAGCTATCTAAATGAACACCAAGATGCAGAAGAAACGAAACAATTAGTCATAAAGGAAGGACGACAATGTCTGCTCATCCCAGGGGATGTTGGACAAGAAGCAACTTGCCAGGCAATCGTTAAACATACGATTGAACAATTTGGAAAGATTGATTGTGTAGTTAATAATGCAGCTGAACAACATCCACAAAAAGGATTAGATGATATTACAGCTGAACAATTACTGAAGACGTTCCAAACAAATATCTTTTCCTACTTTTACTTAAGTAAAGCTGCGCTTCCTCATTTAAAAACAGGAAGTACAATTATTAATACGGCATCAATTACAGCATATGAAGGGCATGATCAATTACTTGATTACTCTGCTACGAAGGGAGCAATCGTAACTTTTACGCGTTCATTATCGAAATCATTAATGAGTAAAGGAATACGCGTTAACGGTGTTGCTCCAGGTCCAATTTGGACCCCTCTCATTCCAGCTAGCTTTTCAGCAGGTAAAACAGCGACGCATGGTACAAGTTCACCGATGAAGCGTGCAGGACAACCATTTGAAGTTGCACCAAGCTATGTATTTTTAGCATCTGAAGACTCCTCTTATATGAGTGGGCAAATGCTGCATGTAAATGGTGGAACTGTTGTGAATGGGTAA
- a CDS encoding histidine kinase N-terminal domain-containing protein, whose product MDKSNYVDSIVSLLKKNEDELVENWFNQALISESEPYLNEMVQNGHTTINMIIKYLENPNIINNIAALTEKIARERVDANVNIGDFVFNINIGRKLIFETINTSSLSESVKIDAIIKITNMFDIFVKDAVTKYTKIKDEIINNKNQFITEMHSDRLTILGQIAASFAHEFRNPLTSIKGFINLLENNFEKSDETSNYFKIINNEMESLQEKVNQFLYLSKLKILDDNIEGIDISNVVKEMIVFLTPRFNEENITIVQNIDENLKIFAVRDQIKQVILNILHNAVEELHNNNFDRIIDVNVSKSDGNIIVAIANNGPQIPSHLLENIFEPFISTKELGTGLGLSVCKQIIEKHNGTISVITNPERTTFLLTFPE is encoded by the coding sequence ATGGATAAAAGTAACTATGTTGATTCAATCGTTTCATTACTAAAAAAAAATGAAGATGAATTAGTTGAAAATTGGTTTAATCAGGCTTTAATTAGCGAATCTGAGCCCTATCTAAACGAGATGGTCCAAAATGGGCACACAACAATTAATATGATAATTAAATACTTAGAAAATCCTAATATAATAAATAACATTGCAGCTTTAACTGAAAAAATTGCTCGTGAACGAGTTGATGCTAATGTTAATATTGGAGATTTTGTGTTTAACATTAATATTGGGCGAAAACTTATTTTTGAGACAATAAATACGTCATCTCTATCTGAAAGCGTTAAAATAGATGCAATAATTAAAATTACAAATATGTTCGATATTTTTGTGAAAGATGCTGTAACCAAGTATACAAAAATAAAAGATGAGATCATAAATAATAAAAATCAATTTATAACCGAAATGCATAGTGATCGCTTAACGATCTTAGGGCAAATCGCTGCTAGTTTTGCTCATGAGTTTCGCAATCCATTAACTTCAATAAAAGGATTTATTAATTTACTTGAAAATAACTTTGAGAAAAGTGACGAAACATCAAATTATTTTAAAATTATCAATAATGAAATGGAAAGCTTACAAGAAAAAGTTAATCAATTCCTATACTTATCAAAATTGAAAATATTAGATGACAATATTGAAGGTATTGACATTAGTAATGTTGTAAAGGAAATGATTGTATTTCTAACTCCTCGCTTTAATGAAGAGAACATTACTATTGTTCAAAACATAGATGAAAATTTAAAAATCTTCGCCGTGAGAGACCAAATTAAACAAGTTATTTTAAACATTCTTCACAATGCGGTGGAAGAATTACACAATAATAATTTTGATCGAATAATTGACGTAAACGTTAGTAAATCAGATGGAAATATTATCGTAGCAATTGCTAATAATGGGCCACAAATCCCTAGTCATCTTCTTGAAAATATATTTGAACCTTTTATAAGTACGAAAGAATTAGGAACTGGATTAGGACTATCTGTATGTAAACAGATTATCGAGAAACACAATGGAACTATTTCGGTTATCACTAACCCAGAGAGAACAACTTTTTTACTGACTTTTCCAGAATAA
- a CDS encoding DUF3941 domain-containing protein — protein MMMTKDNDKKARDNNAKRHEKNMLREKNAEEKHERQYSKKTDHL, from the coding sequence ATAATGATGACAAAGGATAATGACAAAAAAGCTAGAGATAACAATGCTAAACGACATGAAAAGAATATGTTGCGTGAAAAGAATGCTGAAGAAAAGCATGAACGACAATATTCAAAGAAAACAGATCACTTGTAA